A DNA window from Aspergillus nidulans FGSC A4 chromosome I contains the following coding sequences:
- a CDS encoding uncharacterized protein (transcript_id=CADANIAT00007756) gives MIALRDRCCILRLPNELLESILRYAYPHVDGGMHSPIVQERRKERYRTLASWCLICRRLYPLVLSHLYGDLIVSCNPPEVQHESVSKLLHRSCRQNPALRGLCKRLTVYYHDYAASYQEELGNPLYYIANDFTTWFTGVRSLTLFELRDNERVWQLLRQGLCKFRSLTELSLRQTYRYDIDLWRVVDMINELAYPQLRTLALYGVTIRDSSAREKTQRKPRTSRIRSLKLQCFMGTPDDLTELFQWPEVLEEFHLQYMFGDNYSDGGAYDSWSLATLRSILIIHKSTLRSIKIRALNIRGLAGFDVREFERLEELSLSSSIICRLYKAWQHDDHTLSALVGPRLRSFELVLTLEDQQHCESLGDFGETEENWLRALAHFAIRKQYPLREIRIQFAPYKYETLDFDCRYPWDRMDDLDRELQLHGIRVHYSPPTVSRAEFEELLKDYFAK, from the exons ATGATTGCTCTTCGCGACCGCTGCTGTATTCTCCGACTGCCGAACGAGTTACTCGAGAGCATTTTGCGGTATGCGTATCCCCATGTCGACGGCGGAATGCACAGTCCTATTGTGCAGGAAAGACGCAAAGAGCGATACAGGACGTTGGCCTCATGGTGCCTGATATGTCGGCGTCTATATCCACTCGTCTTGTCGCATCTCTACGGGGACCTTATAGTAAGCTGCAATCCGCCAGAAGTGCAGCACGAGAGTGTCTCGAAGCTCCTGCATCGCAGCTGTCGCCAGAACCCAGCGCTGCGGGGCTTGTGCAAGCGACTGACTGTGTACTATCATGACTACGCCGCCAGTTACCAGGAGGAATTGGGGAACCCTCTTTACTATATCGCGAACGATTTCACAACCTGGTTTACGGGGGTAAGATCCCTTACTCTCTTCGAGCTGAGAGACAATGAAAGGGTATGGCAGCTGCTGAGACAAGGGCTCTGCAAATTTCGGAGCCTGACGGAGCTGTCGCTCAGGCAGACATACAGGTATGATATAGATCTTTGGCGGGTAGTAGACATGATCAATGAGCTGGCCTATCCGCAACTACGAACTCTTGCGCTCTATGGGGTGACTATCAGGGATTCTTCAGCGCGAGAAAAGACACAG AGAAAACCTCGTACGTCTCGGATTCGATCACTGAAGCTTCAATGCTTCATGGGTACTCCTGATGATCTTACAGAGCTCTTCCAATGGCCTGAGGTATTGGAGGAGTTCCATTTACAGTACATGTTTGGCGACAACTACAGTGATGGAGGAGCATACGACTCCTGGAGTCTCGCCACACTGCGATCGATTCTCATCATTCACAAGTCCACTTTGCGGTCTATCAAGATCCGCGCCCTAAACATTAGGGGACTAGCCGGATTTGATGTGCGCGAGTTCGAGCGCCTCGAGGAACTCAGCTTGTCATCTTCCATAATTTGTCGACTATATAAAGCCTGGCAGCACGATGATCATACCTTGAGTGCCTTAGTTGGCCCACGACTGCGTTCGTTCGAGTTAGTCCTGACACTTGAGGACCAGCAGCATTGCGAGTCTCTTGGTGACTTTGGTGAGACGGAAGAGAACTGGTTACGTGCCTTGGCCCATTTTGCTATCAGGAAACAGTACCctttgcgcgagattcgaATCCAATTTGCGCCGTATAAATATGAAACCTTGGACTTTGATTGTCGGTACCCCTGGGACCGAATGGATGACCTGGATCGTGAGCTCCAGCTTCATGGTATACGGGTACACTATTCGCCGCCGACGGTCAGTCGagcggagtttgaggaaCTTTTGAAGGATTATTTCGCCAAATAG
- a CDS encoding uncharacterized protein (transcript_id=CADANIAT00007758) — protein MDLVNLTQTKGPMILGVFWAFFAVSVIMVSARLYIRARWLRNIGLDDYIITVSMIMVTSYTVITTVNVAFGFGKHTPAITAEGGTDLLTRVLLINYIDFAFGILSFTMPKLAISALLNRVMNPGRFHRIWLWVLTALVFVSSSICIVVLFTMCDPPEAMWKPQLVAGGAGTCRPNRILVGYAIFTGDATADLVIWTSIESNIIVIASCIPTLGPLYELILGRRSWSSQERYHYKDKGSNNQRPSFSAERHKRSNLGSYKDADLFITNNISTTPEGSQESILRLDKQAKGGRPAGGIQRTDQVVVEYEMRPLEVGRAV, from the exons ATGGACTTGGTGAATCTCACCCAGACCAAAGGACCCATGATCCTCGGCGTCTTCTgggccttcttcgccgtcagCGTGATTATGGTGTCAGCGCGACTGTACATACGGGCGCGATGGCTGCGAAATATCGGGCTTGATGACTATATTATCACAGTCTCAATG ATCATGGTCACCAGCTACACTGTAATAACTACTGTCAATGTTGCCTTCGGATTCGGCAAGCATACTCCGGCCATCACAGCAGAGGGTGGGACGGATCTGTTGACAAGAGTTCTGCTGATTAACTATATCGATTTCGCCTTCGGGATCCTCTCGTTCACAATGCCGAAACTCGCCATCTCTGCCCTTCTAAACCGCGTCATGAACCCCGGCAGATTCCATCGGATCTGGCTGTGGGTGCTGACGGCTTTGGTCTTTGTCTCATCGTCGATTTGCATTgtcgtcctcttcaccatGTGTGACCCACCAGAGGCCATGTGGAAACCACAGCTCGTCGCCGGAGGGGCAGGAACGTGCCGTCCGAACAGGATCCTGGTGGGATACGCTATATTCACAGGGG ACGCTACTGCGGATCTTGTTATCTGGACCAG TATTGAGTCCAACATCATAGTCATTGCCTCTTGCATTCCTACACTCGGTCCCTTGTACGAGTTGATTCTCGGCAGGCGGTCCTGGAGTTCTCAGGAACGGTACCACTACAAGGATAAGGGCAGTAACAATCAGCGGCCATCCTTCTCTGCTGAACGCCACAAAAGGtccaacctgggaagctaCAAGGACGCAGACCTATTTATCACAAACAACATTAGCACCACCCCGGAGGGCAGCCAGGAGAGTATCCTGCGGCTAGATAAGCAAGCCAAGGGTGGACGGCCAGCCGGCGGCATCCAGCGTACCGATCAAGTCGTTGTTGAGTATGAGATGCGGCCGCTTGAAGTTGGCCGGGCCGTGTGA
- a CDS encoding protein crhE (transcript_id=CADANIAT00007760), which yields MTLILPLWILLTLALVAIADEQTDCNPLNSTCPADPALGTEHTWWFNSTLDDALWNMTTGTPDYTSEGAEFSIKTENASTLLQSNFYIFFGVVEAHVKMAKGAGIISSVVLQSDDLDEIDWEWVGYNTSEVQSNFFGKGNTTTSDRGGFHPAADADTEFHNYTTYWDEKRLEWWIDGELMRTVNYSEPLTVYGKNYPQTPCRVKISVWPAGLPTQSIGNIEWAGGLVDWSDLPFTMTVQRVRVKDFQSAKEYTYSGHSGSYDSINIVSGNSTAKIEINKAPSKSLSEKWDELPTAAHIGVYCGAAVAGALAIAGFVLFCIRKRRQGRLERALAEGSQTTSATEMDTLKKQWRQSDWTASYRPLNQRP from the exons ATGACTCTGATCTTACCCCTCTGGATTTTGTTGACCCTCGCCCTAGTCGCAATCGCCGACGAGCAGACCGACTGCAACCCCCTCAACAGCACCTGTCCTGCTGATCCTGCGTTGGGCACCGAGCATACCTGGTGGTTCAACTCCACGCTCGATGATGCTCTCTGGAACATGACAACCGGTACCCCTGACTATACATCTGAAGGCGCCGAGTTTTCGATCAAGACGGAGAACGCTTCGACCCTGTTGCAGTCGAACTTCTACATCTTTTTCGGCGTGGTGGAGGCGCACGTCAAGATGGCCAAGGGCGCCGGGATCATCAGCAGCGTGGTTCTCCAGTCCGACGACCTGGATGAGATCGATTGGGAGTGGGTTGGATACAATACGAGCGAGGTGCAGTCCAACTTCTTTGGCAAGGGGAACACAACGACAAGCGATCGAGGCGGATTCCATCCGGCGGCGGATGCGGATACCGAGTTCCACAACTACACCACCTACTGGGATGAGAAACGTCTGGAGTGGTGGATTGACGGGGAGCTGATGCGGACAGTCAACTACTCTGAGCCCTTGACGGTCTACGGCAAGAACTATCCGCAGACTCCATGCCGGGTCAAGATCAGCGTCTGGCCCGCCGGGCTCCCGACGCAGTCGATAGGAAATATTGAATGGGCTGGCGGCCTTGTTGACTGGTCTGACCTCCCTTTCACAATGACCGTGCAACGGGTTCGAGTCAAGGACTTCCAAAGCGCCAAAGAATATACCTATTCTGGACACTCGGGTTCATACGATAGTATTAATATCGTCAG TGGAAACTCGACCGCGAAAATAGAGATTAATAAGGCGCCTTCCAAGTCACTATCCGAGAAGTGGGACGAGCTTCCTACCGCGGCCCATATTGGAGTATACTGcggtgctgctgttgccgGCGCCTTGGCTATCGCTGGATTCGTGCTCTTCTGCATCCGCAAACGCCGGCAGGGCCGCCTGGAACGCGCGCTTGCGGAAGGATCACAGACCACGTCGGCCACCGAGATGGACACTCTGAAGAAACAATGGAGGCAGAGCGATTGGACTGCCAGCTATAGACCGCTCAATCAACGACCTTAA
- a CDS encoding uncharacterized protein (transcript_id=CADANIAT00007759): protein MARVSVAATYPPSSSSAFKLFLPFQGNPRMSFTGGSSASGIVGLPRGFDPAVLTWERLPETGEACIGIAINEENDTLSAPYAGALRGVFTCPFMIWVKPNPGEEDSFVPCTVKDLEHIKSWTLVREPGDQAFGWWIKDKQYNKGTGVIENVGVDVRMLVVQPFPREDKRHIDRWMPGALHRLFISVMERQKKNDGKSVKMLAEARVALAKVEAEQTKLVEEKLSLVKETVDALSKPPGHNRRRPTSYLEDMICRQGPEAQ from the exons ATGGCGAGAGTCTCAGTTGCTGCTACTTATCcaccgtcttcttcctcggcttTCAAATTGTTCCTCCCCTTTCAAGG CAATCCCAGGATGTCTTTCACTGGTGGTAGTTCAGCTTCTGGTATTGTTGGCCTCCCTCGGGGATTCGACCCTGCCGTTCTAACGTGGGAGCGTCTACCAGAGACTGGTGAAGCCTGCATTGGGATAGCTATCAATGAAGAAAACGATACGCTTAGCGCTCCGTACGCAGGGGCGTTACGCGGAGTTTTTACTTGTCCCTTCATGATCTGGGTGAAGCCAAACCCGGGCGAAGAAGACTCATTTGTGCCATGCACGGTTAAGGACCTCGAGCACATCAAGAGCTGGACCTTGGTTCGTGAACCTGGTGACCAGGCATTTGGATGGTGGATAAAAGATAAGCAATACAATAAGGGCACTGGAGTAATCGAGAATGTTGGCGTCGATGTCCGCATGCTCGTCGTGCAGCCCTTCCCCAGGGAAGACAAGCGCCACATCGATAGGTGGATGCCTGGTGCATTACACAGGCTATTTATTTCTGTCATGGAGCGACAGAAAAAGAATGATGGGAAGTCTGTTAAGATGCTTGCTGAAGCACGAGTGGCGCTGGCGAAAGTGGAAGCTGAGCAGACCAAACTCGTAGAAGAGAAATTATCGTTGGTGAAGGAGACTGTTGACGCCCTGAGCAAACCCCCAGGGCACAATAGACGACGGCCCACCAGCTATCTTGAGGATATGATATGCAGGCAGGGTCCAGAGGCTCAATGA
- a CDS encoding uncharacterized protein (transcript_id=CADANIAT00007757), translated as MPHTENTTNACANGHGNGYNENGITVNVEELAVSPNLPDQVPGLLDKIAAFSKQYLGAEPQARLKLLETARSLVYALETPREAIIRHCWAESTSYAALETAVALNLFTALGTHESKTVAELAEATGAEPALLSQLETGRLMKHLAAMGVITETGCDEYRPTSFSKVLTVEKYSDAFPLMTSRFTMGILALPAFLEKTKYRNPTSATDTAFQLGYNTDKGFFGLLQQEPITAKRFNNHMGVYAQGRARWMDPGFYPVRERLIDGVAINQEDVLLVDVGGSFGHDLLDFRRKWPDIPGRLVLQDLPEVISAVKDLHPSIDITAHDFFTEQPVKAARAYYLHSVLHDWPDDLCSKILANLAAAMKPRYSKLLVNENVIPDKGAYWETTSLDLIMMQLGSGERTERHWRSLLESAGLRIVGFWTAHRSVESLIECELA; from the exons ATGCCTCACACCGAAAATACCACGAATGCGTGTGCCAATGGCCATGGCAATGGGTACAACGAGAACGGCATAACGGtcaatgttgaagaactcgCGGTGTCACCTAACCTCCCAGACCAGGTCCCCGGACTGCTCGACAAGATTGCTGCGTTCAGTAAGCAGTATCTTGGGGCAGAGCCTCAGGCCAGGTTGAAATTGCTCGAAACAGCCAGGTCACTGGTGTACGCTCTTGAGACTCCCCGGGAGGCCATTATCCGCCACTGCTGGGCAGAG TCAACCAGTTACGCCGCGCTCGAAACAGCTGTTGCTCTTAACCTCTTTACCGCGTTGGGAACACACGAGTCCAAAACCGTCGCGGAGTTGGCAGAAGCAACGGGCGCAGAGCCAGCACTGCTGAGTCAGTTAGAGACTG GTCGTCTGATGAAACATCTCGCTGCCATGGGCGTGATCACCGAGACCGGATGCGATGAGTACCGCCCGACTAGTTTCTCCAAGGTCCTGACAGTGGAAAAGTACAGTGATGCCTTCCCACTCAT GACATCGCGATTCACCATGGGTATCCTCGCCCTCCCAGCCTTCCTCGAGAAGACCAAGTACCGCAACCCGACGAGCGCGACAGATACAGCATTCCAGCTGGGATACAATACAGACAAGGGCTTCTTcggtcttctccagcaggaaCCCATCACGGCAAAGCGTTTCAACAATCACATGGGAGTCTATGCGCAAGGCCGCGCTCGCTGGATGGATCCCGGCTTCTATCCCGTGCGAGAGCGGCTCATCGACGGTGTTGCAATCAATCAAGAGGATGTACTCCTGGTCGATGTAGGGGGCAGCTTTGGGCACGATCTACTTGACTTCCGCCGAAAGTGGCCGGACATTCCTGGCCGCCTCGTGCTCCAGGACCTCCCGGAGGTCATATCAGCCGTCAAGGACCTGCATCCCTCGATCGATATCACAGCCCACGACTTCTTCACCGAACAGCCGGTGAAGGCAGCTCGGGCCTATTATCTGCACTCTGTCCTACATGATTGGCCCGACGACCTCTGCAGCAAGATCCTCGCGAATCTTGCGGCGGCCATGAAACCCAGGTACAGCAAACTGCTGGTGAATGAAAATGTGATCCCCGACAAGGGCGCGTACTGGGAGACCACCAGCCTGGATCTGATCATGATGCAGCTGGGCTCTGGGGAGCGAACTGAGAGGCATTGGCGTTCCCTGCTCGAGTCAGCCGGGCTGCGGATTGTCGGCTTTTGGACTGCCCACCGCAGCGTAGAGTCGTTGATTGAATGTGAGCTGGCTTGA